One Thomasclavelia spiroformis DSM 1552 DNA window includes the following coding sequences:
- the ltrA gene encoding group II intron reverse transcriptase/maturase, which translates to MKDTQDKIGYCQLSLGLLYEDSTEYDNSGEVYPTSKQEISHTKNTNRFVVHEKLLETIMEDANIEKAIQRVMSNKGSGGVDKMQVAEVRTHFAQHWSYLKKLIMEGHYSPQAVKRVEIPKDNGKKRELGIPTVTDRVIQQAIVQVLTPIFEPQFSDNSYGFRPRRNAHQAVRKVVEYANEGYRYTVDLDLEKYFDTVNHSRLIQILSQTIKDGRVISLIHKYLNAGVIVKHKFEETTKGVPQGGPLSPLLSNIYLNEFDKEMERRGNRFVRYADDCVILFKSKRSAMRVKETVTRYLEEKLFVKVNQEKTKVAYITDIKFLGFGFYIEKSGNVRITVHKKSKEKMKKRIKEITKRNRPISSKELAKELKEYITGWVNYYRIANMSKHLREIDSWMRRRIRMIYWKRWKLVRTRYRNLQKLGINKSKAWEWANTRKSYWHIANSFILKRTLTNEVLKIYGFISALDYYNSINL; encoded by the coding sequence ATGAAAGATACTCAAGATAAAATAGGATACTGTCAACTATCATTAGGCTTACTCTATGAAGATAGTACGGAATACGACAATAGTGGAGAAGTGTATCCTACATCAAAACAAGAGATATCACATACGAAGAACACCAATAGATTTGTAGTACATGAGAAGTTACTTGAAACAATTATGGAGGATGCCAATATAGAAAAGGCAATCCAAAGGGTTATGAGTAATAAGGGAAGTGGTGGTGTAGATAAAATGCAAGTCGCAGAAGTTCGTACGCATTTCGCACAACACTGGTCTTATCTAAAGAAACTTATCATGGAGGGACATTATAGTCCACAAGCCGTTAAAAGAGTAGAAATACCAAAAGATAACGGAAAGAAAAGAGAGTTAGGAATTCCAACAGTGACGGATAGGGTCATACAACAGGCGATAGTACAGGTACTGACACCAATATTTGAACCCCAATTCAGTGACAATAGTTATGGGTTCCGACCAAGAAGAAATGCCCATCAAGCAGTAAGAAAAGTAGTCGAATACGCCAATGAAGGATATCGATATACAGTAGACCTAGATTTAGAGAAGTACTTTGATACAGTCAACCATTCAAGACTTATACAGATATTGTCACAAACTATTAAAGACGGAAGAGTTATATCACTCATACATAAATATCTCAATGCAGGAGTCATAGTAAAACATAAGTTTGAAGAAACTACAAAAGGAGTACCCCAAGGTGGGCCACTCAGCCCATTATTATCAAATATATATCTTAATGAATTTGATAAAGAAATGGAAAGAAGAGGAAATCGATTTGTAAGGTACGCAGATGACTGTGTCATACTATTCAAAAGTAAAAGAAGTGCAATGAGAGTCAAAGAAACAGTGACAAGATATTTAGAAGAGAAATTATTTGTAAAAGTGAACCAAGAGAAGACAAAGGTAGCCTATATTACTGATATAAAATTCTTGGGCTTTGGATTTTATATAGAGAAGAGTGGTAATGTACGAATCACTGTTCACAAGAAATCTAAAGAAAAGATGAAAAAGAGAATAAAGGAAATCACCAAAAGGAACCGACCAATATCAAGTAAGGAATTAGCTAAAGAGTTAAAAGAATACATTACAGGTTGGGTGAATTACTATAGGATAGCGAATATGAGTAAACATCTAAGGGAAATAGACTCATGGATGAGAAGAAGAATACGAATGATATATTGGAAAAGATGGAAGTTAGTAAGAACAAGGTATAGAAATTTACAAAAACTAGGTATTAATAAAAGTAAGGCATGGGAATGGGCAAACACAAGAAAAAGCTACTGGCACATCGCCAATAGCTTCATACTAAAAAGGACACTTACAAATGAAGTATTAAAAATATACGGATTTATAAGTGCACTAGATTATTACAACTCTATAAACTTATGA
- the epsC gene encoding serine O-acetyltransferase EpsC, whose translation MKEKSLIKKVLETDPAARYALNVIINYPGVHAMFCYRINNFLWKKLHLKFLARLLSQIARFFTGIEIHPGATIGKRLFIDHGMGVVIGETTIIGDDCVLYQGVTLGGVGTGEHKVKRHPTLLNNVMISAGAKVIGDVTIGNNSIVGAQTVVLANVPDNCTVVGVPAFIVKENGVRVNKEL comes from the coding sequence ATGAAAGAAAAAAGCTTAATCAAAAAAGTATTAGAAACAGACCCTGCTGCTAGATATGCTTTAAATGTTATTATTAATTATCCTGGTGTGCATGCAATGTTTTGTTATCGAATTAATAATTTTCTATGGAAAAAATTGCATTTAAAATTTTTAGCACGTTTATTAAGTCAAATTGCGAGATTTTTCACTGGTATTGAAATTCATCCTGGTGCAACGATTGGTAAAAGACTATTTATTGATCATGGTATGGGAGTTGTAATTGGTGAAACAACAATTATAGGTGACGATTGTGTATTGTATCAAGGAGTAACTTTAGGAGGAGTAGGGACAGGAGAACATAAAGTAAAACGTCATCCTACATTATTGAATAATGTAATGATTTCTGCAGGAGCAAAGGTTATAGGAGATGTAACGATTGGTAATAATAGTATTGTAGGGGCACAAACGGTTGTTTTAGCAAATGTTCCTGATAATTGTACTGTAGTTGGTGTACCAGCGTTTATTGTAAAAGAAAATGGTGTTAGAGTTAATAAAGAATTATAA
- a CDS encoding phosphatase PAP2 family protein codes for MVLELIKNYKKWLFLIPLGLFILDYILIETGLIAVIDLYVYQFLHYFKSPFMTNMFTTITHLGGFIGITAVIILIFLFNRRFALSCLSLSVLQQILNNILKIIFKRPRPSVEHLVEVSNYSFPSGHAMAITCLYALIICYIYRSKPNYRNVLIILCVLVIILVNLSRVYLGVHYFSDVFAGSMLSLSLVLYVSNKTFFIC; via the coding sequence ATGGTGTTAGAGTTAATAAAGAATTATAAGAAATGGTTATTTTTAATCCCTTTAGGTTTATTTATTCTTGATTATATATTGATTGAAACAGGGTTAATTGCAGTTATTGATTTATATGTATATCAATTTTTACATTATTTTAAATCTCCGTTTATGACAAATATGTTTACAACGATAACTCATTTAGGTGGTTTTATTGGAATTACGGCTGTTATTATATTAATTTTTCTGTTTAATCGTAGATTTGCTTTAAGTTGTTTATCTTTATCTGTTTTACAACAAATATTAAATAACATATTGAAAATTATTTTTAAAAGACCAAGACCTAGTGTAGAGCATTTAGTAGAAGTAAGTAATTATAGTTTTCCAAGTGGCCATGCAATGGCTATTACTTGTTTATATGCATTAATTATATGTTATATATATCGTAGTAAGCCTAATTATAGAAATGTTTTAATTATATTATGTGTTTTAGTAATTATTTTGGTTAATTTAAGTCGTGTTTATCTTGGGGTACATTATTTTAGTGATGTATTTGCAGGAAGTATGTTGTCTCTTAGCTTAGTTTTATATGTTAGTAATAAAACTTTCTTTATTTGTTAA